One window of Enterobacter sp. RHBSTW-00175 genomic DNA carries:
- the panD gene encoding aspartate 1-decarboxylase, producing MIRKMLQGKLHRVKVTQADLHYEGSCAIDQDFLDAAGILENEAIDIWNVNNGKRFSTYAIAAERGSKIISVNGAAAHCADVGDIVIIASFVMMSDEEARRWQPKVAYFEGDNDMKRTAKAIPVQVA from the coding sequence ATGATTCGCAAAATGCTGCAAGGTAAGCTTCACCGTGTGAAAGTCACTCAGGCCGACCTGCACTATGAAGGCTCCTGCGCGATCGATCAGGATTTCCTCGACGCGGCGGGTATTCTTGAAAACGAAGCTATTGATATCTGGAACGTGAACAACGGCAAACGCTTCTCTACTTACGCCATCGCGGCTGAACGCGGTTCCAAAATCATCTCCGTCAACGGCGCTGCCGCGCACTGCGCTGACGTGGGTGATATCGTGATTATCGCAAGCTTCGTCATGATGTCTGACGAAGAAGCGCGCCGCTGGCAGCCAAAAGTCGCCTACTTCGAAGGCGACAATGACATGAAACGTACCGCGAAAGCGATCCCGGTTCAGGTTGCCTGA
- the can gene encoding carbonate dehydratase, with amino-acid sequence MNDIDTLISNNALWSKMLVEEDPGFFGKLAQAQNPRFLWIGCSDSRVPAERLTGLEPGELFVHRNVANLVIHTDLNCLSVVQYAVDVLEVEHIIICGHYGCGGVQAAIENTELGLIDNWLLHIRDIWFKHSSLLGEMPQERRLDTLCELNVMEQVYNLGHSTIMQSAWKRGQKVSIHGWAYGIHDGLLRNLEVTATNRETLEQRYRSGIANLKLKHVNHK; translated from the coding sequence ATGAATGACATAGATACACTCATCAGCAACAATGCACTATGGTCAAAGATGCTGGTGGAAGAGGACCCCGGTTTTTTCGGGAAACTGGCGCAAGCGCAGAACCCGCGCTTTCTATGGATTGGATGTTCCGATAGCCGCGTTCCGGCAGAGCGTCTGACCGGCCTCGAACCGGGCGAATTATTCGTTCACCGCAACGTAGCCAACCTGGTCATTCACACGGATCTTAACTGTCTCTCGGTTGTTCAGTATGCCGTCGATGTACTGGAAGTCGAGCACATCATCATTTGCGGCCACTACGGCTGTGGTGGCGTCCAGGCTGCGATAGAAAACACTGAGCTGGGCTTAATCGATAACTGGCTGCTGCACATCCGCGATATCTGGTTCAAACATAGCTCACTGCTAGGCGAAATGCCGCAAGAGCGTCGGCTTGATACCCTGTGTGAGCTAAACGTCATGGAGCAGGTCTATAACCTGGGCCACTCCACGATTATGCAATCTGCCTGGAAACGCGGGCAGAAGGTATCTATTCACGGCTGGGCGTACGGTATTCATGACGGGTTACTGCGTAATCTGGAAGTGACCGCTACCAACCGCGAAACGCTGGAACAGCGCTATCGCTCGGGCATTGCCAACCTCAAACTCAAGCACGTAAACCATAAATAA
- the hpt gene encoding hypoxanthine phosphoribosyltransferase, whose amino-acid sequence MKHTVEVMIPEAEIKARIAELGRQITEHYKDSGSEMVLVGLLRGSFMFMADLCREVQVSHEVDFMTASSYGSGMSTTRDVKILKDLDEDIRGKDVLIVEDIIDSGNTLSKVREILSLREPKSLAICTLLDKPTRREVQVPVEFVGFSIPDEFVVGYGIDYAQRYRHLPYVGKVVLLDE is encoded by the coding sequence ATGAAACATACTGTTGAAGTGATGATCCCGGAAGCGGAGATCAAAGCGCGTATCGCCGAACTGGGCCGTCAAATCACCGAACATTACAAAGACAGCGGCAGCGAAATGGTGCTGGTTGGTTTGTTGCGTGGCTCTTTTATGTTCATGGCAGACTTGTGCCGTGAAGTGCAGGTGTCACATGAGGTCGATTTTATGACCGCCTCCAGCTACGGCAGCGGCATGTCCACAACCCGTGATGTGAAAATCCTTAAAGACCTGGATGAAGATATTCGTGGCAAAGATGTGTTGATCGTTGAGGACATCATCGACTCCGGCAACACGCTCTCTAAAGTGCGCGAGATCCTGAGCCTGCGCGAACCAAAATCCCTGGCGATCTGCACCCTGCTGGATAAACCAACCCGTCGTGAAGTGCAGGTGCCGGTTGAGTTTGTCGGTTTCTCTATTCCTGACGAATTCGTGGTGGGTTACGGTATCGACTACGCCCAGCGTTATCGCCATCTGCCGTATGTCGGGAAAGTTGTGCTGCTGGACGAGTAA
- the folK gene encoding 2-amino-4-hydroxy-6-hydroxymethyldihydropteridine diphosphokinase, which yields MTLAYIAIGSNLASPLEQVNAAVQALGEIPESRIIAVSSFYRTPPLGPQDQPDYLNAAVVLETALAAETLLDKTQRIELQQGRVRKAERWGPRTLDLDIMLFGHDVITTERLTVPHYDMKNRGFMLWPLFEVAPDLTFPDGISLKAILESLNAEKPARW from the coding sequence ATGACCCTTGCGTATATCGCCATCGGCAGCAATCTCGCGTCTCCACTGGAGCAGGTGAATGCTGCCGTTCAGGCGCTGGGCGAGATCCCTGAAAGCCGCATCATCGCGGTATCCTCTTTCTACCGCACGCCACCGCTGGGGCCGCAGGATCAACCCGATTACCTGAATGCCGCCGTGGTGCTGGAAACCGCCCTTGCCGCCGAAACGCTGCTGGACAAAACCCAGCGTATCGAATTGCAGCAGGGTCGCGTGCGCAAAGCCGAACGCTGGGGGCCGCGGACACTGGATCTCGATATCATGCTGTTCGGCCATGACGTTATTACCACTGAACGCCTCACTGTTCCGCATTACGATATGAAAAATCGCGGGTTTATGCTCTGGCCGCTGTTTGAAGTTGCCCCAGACCTGACCTTCCCCGATGGCATTTCCCTGAAAGCCATTCTGGAAAGCCTTAACGCGGAAAAACCCGCCCGCTGGTAA
- a CDS encoding ABC transporter ATP-binding protein, with amino-acid sequence MAIALELEQLKKTYPGGVQALRGIDLKVEAGDFYALLGPNGAGKSTTIGIISSLVNKSSGRVSVFGYDLQKDVVNAKRQLGLVPQEFNFNPFETVQQIVVNQAGYYGVERKDALERSEKYLKQLDLWEKRNERARMLSGGMKRRLMIARALMHEPKLLILDEPTAGVDIELRRSMWGFLKDLNDKGTTIILTTHYLEEAEMLCRNIGIIQNGELVENTSMKDLLSKLKSETFILDLAPKSPLPKLEGYQYRLVDTSTLEVEVLREQGINSVFSQLSAQGIQVLSMRNKANRLEELFVSLVHEKQGDKA; translated from the coding sequence ATGGCGATTGCACTGGAGCTTGAACAGCTTAAAAAAACCTATCCGGGCGGCGTTCAGGCGCTGCGCGGAATAGATCTCAAAGTAGAAGCGGGTGATTTCTATGCGCTTCTGGGGCCAAATGGCGCAGGGAAATCCACCACCATCGGGATTATCAGTTCTCTGGTTAACAAGTCATCCGGCAGGGTAAGCGTGTTTGGCTACGACCTGCAAAAAGATGTTGTTAACGCCAAGCGCCAGCTTGGGCTGGTGCCGCAGGAGTTCAACTTTAACCCTTTCGAAACCGTACAACAGATCGTAGTGAACCAGGCGGGTTACTACGGCGTGGAGCGCAAAGATGCGCTTGAACGTAGCGAAAAGTACCTCAAACAGCTCGATCTGTGGGAAAAACGCAACGAACGTGCGCGGATGTTATCCGGCGGGATGAAGCGCCGCCTGATGATTGCGCGTGCGCTGATGCATGAACCAAAACTGTTGATCCTCGATGAACCCACCGCCGGTGTGGACATCGAGCTTCGTCGCTCAATGTGGGGGTTCCTGAAAGATCTTAACGATAAAGGCACCACCATTATTCTGACAACCCACTACCTCGAAGAAGCCGAAATGCTCTGCCGCAATATCGGCATCATTCAGAATGGCGAGCTGGTGGAAAACACCTCGATGAAAGATCTGCTTTCTAAGCTGAAATCAGAAACCTTTATTCTCGACCTGGCGCCAAAAAGCCCGCTGCCAAAGCTGGAAGGGTATCAATATCGTCTGGTAGATACCTCGACGCTGGAAGTGGAAGTGCTACGCGAGCAGGGGATCAACAGCGTGTTCTCCCAGCTGAGCGCGCAGGGCATTCAGGTGTTGAGTATGCGTAATAAAGCGAACCGACTGGAAGAGCTGTTTGTCTCTCTGGTACATGAGAAACAAGGAGACAAAGCATGA
- a CDS encoding ABC transporter permease, which translates to MTHLYWVALKSIWAKEINRFMRIWVQTLVPPVITMTLYFIIFGNLIGSRIGEMHGFTYMQFIVPGLIMMAVITNAYANVASSFFSAKFQRNIEELLVAPVPTHVIIAGYVGGGVARGLCVGILVTAISLFFVPFQVHSWLFVALTLLLTAILFSLAGLLNAVFAKTFDDISLIPTFVLTPLTYLGGVFYSLTLLPPFWQALSHLNPIVYMISGFRFGFLGITDVPLFTTVAVLVVFILAFYLLCWYLIQRGRGLRS; encoded by the coding sequence ATGACGCATCTTTACTGGGTTGCGCTGAAAAGCATCTGGGCGAAAGAGATTAACCGTTTTATGCGCATCTGGGTGCAAACCCTGGTGCCGCCGGTCATCACCATGACCCTGTACTTTATCATCTTCGGTAACCTGATTGGTTCTCGCATTGGTGAGATGCACGGCTTTACCTATATGCAGTTTATCGTACCGGGCCTGATCATGATGGCGGTGATTACCAACGCCTATGCCAACGTTGCGTCATCATTCTTTAGCGCCAAGTTCCAGCGCAACATTGAAGAACTGCTGGTAGCACCTGTGCCTACGCATGTGATCATTGCCGGTTACGTGGGTGGTGGCGTGGCGCGTGGTCTGTGCGTGGGTATCCTGGTCACGGCGATTTCGCTGTTCTTTGTCCCGTTCCAGGTGCATTCATGGCTGTTTGTGGCGCTAACATTGCTGCTGACGGCGATCCTGTTCTCGCTGGCCGGTCTGCTGAACGCCGTATTCGCCAAGACGTTCGACGACATCAGCCTGATCCCGACCTTCGTGCTGACGCCACTGACCTATCTGGGCGGGGTGTTCTACTCCCTGACGCTGCTGCCGCCGTTCTGGCAGGCGCTGTCGCACCTGAACCCGATCGTGTACATGATAAGCGGCTTCCGCTTTGGTTTCCTCGGCATTACCGACGTGCCGCTGTTTACTACCGTTGCGGTGCTGGTGGTGTTTATCCTCGCCTTCTACCTGCTGTGCTGGTATCTGATCCAGCGCGGGCGCGGGCTGCGTAGCTAA
- a CDS encoding PTS sugar transporter subunit IIA, which produces MLGWVITCHDEQAQDMLDKLDAKFGPLAQCRAVNYWRGLSTNMLSRMMCDALHETDTGDGVIFLTDKSGAAPYRTAALMSHKHDCCEVISGISLPLLELMYPQRETLGSAGFREAIVAQGTPGVSSLWHQQQKNPPFVLLHNLYKN; this is translated from the coding sequence ATGCTGGGATGGGTCATCACCTGCCACGATGAACAGGCGCAGGATATGCTGGACAAGCTTGACGCTAAATTTGGTCCGCTGGCGCAATGTCGGGCGGTCAATTACTGGCGTGGCTTAAGCACCAATATGCTCAGCCGTATGATGTGCGACGCCCTGCATGAAACCGACACCGGCGACGGCGTTATCTTTCTTACCGATAAATCCGGCGCTGCCCCCTATCGTACGGCGGCATTGATGAGCCATAAGCACGATTGTTGCGAAGTGATTTCAGGAATTAGCCTGCCGTTGCTGGAACTAATGTACCCGCAGCGAGAAACACTCGGCAGCGCCGGGTTTCGCGAGGCTATCGTGGCGCAAGGTACGCCGGGCGTCAGCAGCTTGTGGCATCAGCAACAGAAAAATCCTCCTTTCGTCCTGCTTCACAACCTGTATAAGAATTAA
- the pcnB gene encoding polynucleotide adenylyltransferase PcnB — translation MFTRVANFCRKVLSREESMAEEAIAQTHMSVIPREQHNISRKDISENALKVLYRLNKAGYEAYLVGGGVRDLLLGKKPKDFDVTTSATPEQVRKLFRNCRLVGRRFRLAHVMFGPEIIEVATFRGHHEGNPADRTTSQRGQNGMLLRDNIFGSIEEDAQRRDFTINSLYYSVADFTVRDYVGGMQDLKAGLIRLIGTPETRYREDPVRMLRAVRFAAKLNMRISPETGEPIPRLATLINDVPPARLFEEALKLLQAGYGFETYNLLREYSLFQPLFPTITRYFTENGDSSMERIIAQVLKNTDTRIHNDMRVNPAFLFAAMFWYPLLETAQKIAQESGLAYYDAFALAANDVLDEGCRTLAIPKRITTLVRDIWQLQLRMSRRQGKRAWKLMEHPKFRAAFDLLSLRAEVEKNQELQRLAQWWGEFQVSAPPEQKGMLTSLDEEPEPRRRHRRPRKRAPRREGTA, via the coding sequence ATTTTTACCCGAGTCGCTAATTTTTGCCGTAAGGTGCTAAGCCGGGAAGAGAGCATGGCTGAAGAGGCTATTGCACAAACCCATATGTCGGTTATTCCGCGTGAGCAGCACAATATTTCTCGCAAAGATATCAGTGAAAATGCCCTCAAGGTGCTCTATCGTTTGAATAAAGCAGGCTACGAGGCCTATCTCGTTGGCGGTGGTGTTCGCGATTTACTGCTGGGCAAAAAACCAAAAGATTTTGACGTGACGACCAGTGCCACGCCAGAGCAGGTGCGTAAATTATTCCGCAACTGCCGGCTGGTTGGCCGCCGCTTCCGTCTTGCTCACGTTATGTTTGGGCCTGAAATTATTGAAGTTGCCACCTTCCGTGGCCACCACGAAGGCAACCCCGCAGACCGAACCACGTCTCAGCGCGGCCAGAACGGGATGCTGCTGCGCGACAACATCTTTGGCTCTATTGAAGAAGATGCCCAGCGTCGCGATTTCACCATTAACAGCCTTTATTACAGCGTGGCGGATTTCACTGTCCGTGATTACGTGGGTGGAATGCAGGATCTGAAAGCAGGTCTGATTCGCCTGATAGGTACACCAGAAACGCGCTACCGCGAAGATCCGGTGCGAATGCTGCGTGCCGTACGTTTTGCTGCCAAGCTGAATATGCGTATCAGCCCGGAAACCGGTGAGCCCATCCCGCGCCTGGCAACGCTGATTAACGATGTCCCGCCTGCACGCCTGTTTGAAGAAGCGCTGAAACTGCTGCAAGCCGGTTACGGGTTTGAAACCTACAACCTGCTGCGCGAATACAGCCTGTTCCAGCCGCTGTTCCCGACCATTACCCGTTACTTCACGGAAAACGGCGACAGCTCGATGGAGCGCATCATTGCGCAGGTGCTGAAGAATACTGACACCCGTATTCACAATGATATGCGCGTGAACCCTGCGTTCCTGTTTGCTGCAATGTTCTGGTATCCGTTACTGGAAACCGCGCAGAAAATTGCTCAGGAAAGCGGTCTGGCCTATTACGATGCATTTGCGCTGGCCGCAAATGACGTGCTGGACGAAGGCTGCCGGACGCTGGCCATTCCAAAACGCATCACTACACTGGTGCGTGATATCTGGCAGCTTCAGTTGCGTATGTCACGTCGTCAGGGTAAACGCGCCTGGAAGCTGATGGAGCATCCTAAATTCCGCGCCGCGTTCGACCTTTTATCCCTGCGCGCTGAAGTTGAGAAGAATCAGGAATTGCAACGCCTGGCACAGTGGTGGGGAGAATTCCAGGTCTCTGCGCCACCAGAGCAAAAAGGGATGCTGACCAGTCTGGATGAAGAGCCAGAACCACGTCGTCGCCACCGTCGCCCGCGTAAGCGCGCGCCACGTCGCGAAGGCACGGCATGA
- the panC gene encoding pantoate--beta-alanine ligase produces the protein MLIIETLPLLRQHIRRARQEGKRIALVPTMGNLHDGHMKLVDEAKARADIVVVSIFVNPMQFDRADDLARYPRTLQEDCEKLKKRHTDIVFSPAPADVYPQGTEEATYVDVPGISTMLEGASRPGHFRGVSTIVSKLFNLVQPDIACFGEKDFQQLALIRKMVADMGYDIEIVGVPIVRAKDGLALSSRNGYLTADQRKIAPGVSKVMNTMAEQLLAKELTAEEIIALAEQALNEKGFRSDDVQIRDADTLLELTESSKRAVLLVAAWLGQARLIDNKVVELA, from the coding sequence GTGCTTATCATTGAAACCCTGCCGCTGCTGCGCCAGCATATCCGCAGAGCACGTCAGGAAGGTAAACGTATCGCACTGGTCCCAACCATGGGCAACCTGCACGACGGCCACATGAAGCTGGTCGATGAAGCTAAAGCCCGTGCAGACATCGTGGTGGTTAGTATTTTCGTTAACCCAATGCAGTTTGACCGCGCTGACGACCTGGCGCGTTACCCGCGCACCCTTCAGGAAGATTGCGAAAAACTGAAGAAACGCCATACGGACATCGTTTTCTCTCCGGCACCTGCCGATGTGTACCCGCAGGGTACAGAAGAAGCGACTTACGTCGATGTCCCGGGGATTTCGACCATGCTGGAAGGCGCAAGCCGTCCGGGTCATTTCCGTGGCGTCTCAACCATCGTCAGCAAGCTTTTCAACCTGGTACAGCCAGATATCGCCTGCTTTGGCGAGAAAGACTTCCAGCAACTGGCACTGATCCGCAAAATGGTTGCGGATATGGGTTACGACATTGAAATCGTTGGCGTGCCGATTGTGCGCGCGAAAGATGGCCTGGCGCTGAGCTCCCGCAACGGTTACTTAACCGCAGACCAGCGTAAAATCGCGCCGGGTGTGAGTAAGGTCATGAATACCATGGCGGAACAACTGCTGGCGAAAGAGCTGACCGCTGAAGAGATTATCGCCCTTGCCGAACAGGCGCTTAACGAGAAAGGTTTCCGTTCTGACGATGTGCAGATCCGCGACGCCGATACCCTGCTGGAGCTGACTGAGTCCAGCAAACGAGCGGTTCTCCTGGTGGCTGCGTGGTTGGGTCAGGCGCGCCTTATCGACAATAAAGTGGTTGAGCTGGCGTAG
- the gluQRS gene encoding tRNA glutamyl-Q(34) synthetase GluQRS yields the protein MSESHYIGRFAPSPSGELHFGSLIAALGSYLQARANQGIWRVRIEDIDPPREVPGAAETILRQLEHYGLHWDGEVLWQSKRHDAYRERLAWLYEQGLSYYCTCTRARIQSVGGVYDGHCRTLGHGPENAAVRLVQHFPVTRFHDQLSGDIQADERLAREDFIIHRRDGLFAYNLAVVVDDHFQGVTEIVRGADLIEPTVRQISLYQQFGWAAPKYIHLPLALNAQGNKLSKQNHAPALPDGDPRPVLIDALRFLNQNITSEWQDLSIDELLKLAVANWTLKTVPKIQHSQMRYAEL from the coding sequence ATGTCTGAATCACACTATATTGGGCGCTTTGCGCCATCTCCTTCCGGTGAATTACACTTCGGCTCTTTAATAGCCGCCCTTGGCAGCTACCTGCAAGCTCGTGCAAACCAGGGTATCTGGCGTGTACGCATCGAAGATATTGATCCTCCGCGTGAAGTTCCCGGTGCAGCAGAAACTATCCTGCGTCAGCTGGAACATTACGGCCTTCACTGGGACGGTGAGGTTCTCTGGCAGTCAAAGCGGCACGACGCTTATCGCGAACGTCTGGCGTGGCTCTATGAGCAAGGGCTTTCGTACTATTGCACCTGTACCCGTGCGCGTATTCAGAGCGTGGGGGGCGTCTATGACGGCCATTGCCGTACGCTCGGTCATGGCCCGGAAAACGCCGCCGTCCGCCTGGTCCAGCATTTTCCTGTGACCCGTTTCCACGATCAATTATCGGGCGACATTCAGGCAGATGAACGCCTGGCGCGCGAGGATTTCATCATCCACCGTCGCGATGGTTTATTTGCTTATAATTTAGCCGTTGTCGTGGACGACCATTTTCAGGGCGTGACGGAAATAGTGCGTGGGGCTGATTTAATTGAGCCAACGGTGCGGCAAATATCGCTGTATCAGCAATTTGGCTGGGCTGCCCCGAAATATATTCATTTGCCGCTGGCGCTGAATGCGCAGGGAAATAAGCTGTCGAAGCAAAACCACGCGCCTGCTTTGCCAGATGGCGATCCACGGCCCGTTTTGATCGACGCGCTGCGATTTCTCAACCAGAATATAACAAGCGAATGGCAGGACCTGAGTATTGATGAATTGCTGAAATTAGCCGTTGCTAACTGGACACTCAAAACAGTGCCAAAAATCCAGCATTCTCAAATGCGTTATGCTGAGCTATGA
- a CDS encoding polysaccharide deacetylase family protein: MLTRLLFLLLLFVSGISSASLLSQQRLPAQYMQTTEDAAIWAQVGNDVVNVGNVRAGQILAVVPAAADYYEFRFGFGTGFIDKGHLEPVQGKKRVEDGLGDLNKPLSNQNLVTWKDTPVYNAADNSSAPFGTLSANLRYPILNKLKDRLNQTWFQIRIGNRLAWISSLDAQEDNGIPVITYHHILRDEENTRFRHTSTTTSVRAFSNQMTWLRDQGYTTLTMYQLEGYVRNKINLPAKSVVITFDDGLKSVSRYAYPILKEYGFKATAFIISSRIKRHPQKWAPKSLQFMSVSELEQIQDVFDIQSHTHFLHRVDGNHQPILLSRSYHIILFDFKRSRRDLAQFNPHVLYLSYPFGGYNDNAVKAANDAGFHLAVTTVKGKVKPGDNPFLLKRLYILRTDSLETMSRLISNQPQG; the protein is encoded by the coding sequence ATGCTAACGCGTCTACTATTCCTGCTGTTGTTGTTCGTTTCCGGCATCAGTTCTGCCAGTTTATTAAGTCAGCAAAGACTGCCTGCACAATACATGCAAACCACCGAAGATGCGGCGATTTGGGCGCAGGTGGGTAATGACGTGGTCAACGTTGGCAACGTGCGTGCCGGGCAGATCCTGGCCGTGGTGCCTGCGGCGGCAGATTACTATGAGTTCCGCTTCGGTTTCGGCACGGGTTTTATCGACAAGGGGCATCTGGAGCCTGTTCAGGGCAAGAAGCGCGTTGAAGATGGCCTGGGCGATCTGAATAAACCGCTCAGTAATCAAAATCTGGTCACCTGGAAAGACACGCCGGTTTATAACGCCGCTGACAACAGCAGTGCTCCTTTCGGGACCTTAAGCGCCAATCTCCGCTACCCGATCCTGAACAAGCTTAAAGACCGTCTGAACCAAACCTGGTTTCAGATCCGCATTGGCAACCGCCTGGCGTGGATAAGCAGCCTGGATGCGCAGGAAGATAACGGTATTCCGGTGATTACCTACCACCATATCCTGCGTGATGAGGAGAACACCCGTTTTCGTCATACCTCCACAACGACCAGCGTGCGTGCCTTTAGCAACCAGATGACATGGTTACGCGACCAGGGTTATACCACGCTGACCATGTATCAGCTCGAGGGGTACGTACGTAACAAAATAAACCTGCCTGCTAAGTCGGTGGTGATCACCTTTGATGACGGCCTGAAATCCGTTAGCCGCTATGCTTATCCCATTTTGAAAGAGTACGGGTTTAAGGCAACGGCGTTTATTATCTCATCCCGAATCAAACGCCATCCGCAAAAGTGGGCCCCCAAGTCTCTGCAGTTCATGAGCGTGTCAGAGCTGGAGCAGATCCAGGATGTATTTGATATTCAGTCGCATACCCATTTTTTACACCGCGTAGATGGCAACCATCAGCCGATTTTACTCAGCCGCAGCTACCACATTATTTTGTTCGATTTTAAACGCTCCCGGCGTGATTTGGCACAGTTCAACCCGCATGTGCTTTATCTTTCCTATCCGTTTGGCGGATACAACGATAACGCGGTGAAAGCGGCAAATGACGCCGGTTTTCATCTGGCGGTCACGACCGTGAAAGGAAAGGTAAAACCGGGAGATAATCCGTTCTTACTCAAGCGTCTGTACATCTTAAGAACGGATTCACTGGAGACAATGTCGCGGCTGATCAGCAATCAGCCGCAGGGGTAG
- the panB gene encoding 3-methyl-2-oxobutanoate hydroxymethyltransferase — protein sequence MKPTTISLLQKCKQEKRRFATITAYDYSFAKLFAEEGINVMLVGDSLGMTVQGHDSTLPVTVEDIAYHTRAVRRGAPACLLLSDLPFMAYATPEQAFENSAAVMRAGANMVKIEGGAWLVDTVKMLTERAVPVCGHLGLTPQSVNIFGGYKVQGRGDAAQTLFDDAVALEAAGAQLLVLECVPVELAKRITEALTIPVIGIGAGNVTDGQILVMHDAFGITGGHIPKFAKNFLTDAGDMRAAVRQYIADVESGVYPGEEHSFH from the coding sequence ATGAAACCAACCACCATCTCCTTGCTGCAAAAATGCAAACAGGAAAAGAGACGCTTCGCCACCATCACCGCATATGACTACAGCTTCGCCAAACTGTTTGCCGAAGAAGGGATCAACGTCATGCTGGTCGGAGACTCGTTAGGGATGACGGTACAGGGACATGATTCCACCCTGCCTGTAACGGTAGAGGATATTGCTTACCACACCCGTGCTGTGCGTCGTGGCGCACCAGCATGTCTGCTTCTTTCCGACCTGCCGTTTATGGCCTATGCCACACCTGAGCAGGCGTTTGAAAATTCAGCGGCAGTGATGCGTGCTGGCGCCAACATGGTCAAGATTGAAGGCGGTGCCTGGCTTGTGGACACAGTGAAAATGCTGACCGAACGTGCCGTGCCCGTGTGCGGGCACCTGGGCCTGACGCCACAGTCGGTAAACATCTTTGGCGGCTACAAAGTACAAGGCCGTGGCGATGCCGCACAGACGCTGTTTGATGATGCCGTGGCGCTGGAAGCCGCAGGCGCGCAGTTACTGGTACTGGAGTGCGTTCCTGTCGAGCTGGCAAAACGCATCACCGAGGCGCTCACCATTCCGGTTATCGGGATTGGCGCGGGCAACGTCACCGATGGTCAGATCCTGGTCATGCACGACGCGTTTGGCATTACGGGTGGACATATCCCTAAATTTGCCAAAAATTTCCTGACCGATGCGGGCGACATGCGCGCGGCGGTCAGGCAGTATATTGCCGACGTTGAATCCGGTGTGTATCCGGGTGAAGAACACAGTTTCCATTAA
- the dksA gene encoding RNA polymerase-binding protein DksA, whose protein sequence is MQEGQNRKTSSLSILAIAGVEPYQEKPGEEYMNEAQLSHFKRILEAWRNQLRDEVDRTVTHMQDEAANFPDPVDRAAQEEEFSLELRNRDRERKLIKKIEKTLKKVEDEDFGYCESCGVEIGIRRLEARPTADLCIDCKTLAEIREKQMAG, encoded by the coding sequence ATGCAAGAAGGGCAAAACCGTAAAACATCGTCCCTGAGTATTCTCGCCATCGCTGGGGTGGAGCCGTATCAAGAGAAACCGGGCGAAGAGTATATGAACGAAGCCCAGCTGTCGCACTTCAAGCGTATTCTTGAAGCATGGCGTAATCAACTCAGGGATGAAGTCGATCGCACCGTTACACATATGCAGGATGAAGCTGCAAACTTCCCGGACCCGGTAGACCGTGCCGCTCAGGAAGAAGAGTTCAGCCTCGAACTGCGTAACCGTGACCGCGAACGCAAACTGATCAAAAAGATCGAGAAAACGTTGAAAAAGGTCGAGGACGAAGATTTCGGATACTGCGAATCCTGCGGTGTTGAAATTGGTATTCGCCGTCTGGAAGCGCGTCCAACCGCCGATCTGTGCATCGACTGTAAAACGCTGGCTGAAATCCGCGAAAAACAGATGGCCGGTTAA